The Oncorhynchus tshawytscha isolate Ot180627B linkage group LG02, Otsh_v2.0, whole genome shotgun sequence genome contains the following window.
GTGAAAGTTCTATATAAACAAACCAAGTGATTGCGGCCTGACCATAAGGCCAAGAGCAGTAAGTTGATTACAGTTTATAGTTACATGGGTGAACCGTACTTTGGATTGTTTTGCTAGATTGGAGGCCCTCGGGCCCAGTATTGGGTAATTACACTGGTCAAGGTGTGGTTAGGTCCTAAGGAGTGACTTTCAGTCCCTACTGTATGTAGGGTGATTCTGACCAGTCCTATCAGCTTTGGAAGGGCatatctctgttctgtctgtaggGCTTGTGTTGTGTCAAAACAGTCTGTGTTTATTTCTAGAGGTGTTTAGGCTGTGATGAGAACAGTCAGTCACACAAGCAGGCAGCAACATGACGGCACAGCCCTTTTTCTCAGAGGTAGTCATACCCACTTAATGTTTGCTTAGGTGAAACGATGGGAGTGTTGCATGTGCCTTGCCCACACTACGCTCTGTCTGTGGATGAGCCATAACAATGAAAAGATGGGAGTGTTGCCTGTGCCTTGCCCACACTACACCCTGTCTGTGGATGAGGCATGACAGTGACAGCAATGTTCTGAAGAAGGCCCAAAACTGGGCCAGTAAGCTGCAGCTAGTGTCTGGAAAGGGGTTAGATACAGTATAGCAATGGAGGACATTATTGTTGAATCATTACAGGTGGGGGTGCTCAGTGGGCTTTGAGACTATGTAAGAGATCCTGTAGCCTCAAACTGCACAAGGAGGATTTTGCCATTATAGAAAAGGATACCATTTGCTGGGAAGCCCAGACTATGATTAcagttaaaaacatttttttaatgaaaagcCCTTCATATTGAATGTGCCTGGCATTCCTCTGTCTTTGGCAATTGACACCACTGACGTACCAGTTTGTTTCCTGAGTGTTAGATTTACATttagttgagttgtcaactaacgtgaattcaatgtgaaatcaaccaaaGATTTCACACTCATTGGACTTTCTTTTTTCAACTTTTAAcctgcaaatccaatcagtttcccacgttgattcaacgtcatcacatagaATTGTTgggttgaaattatgtggaaacaacattgattcaaccagtttttgcccagtgggctaTCTCTGCTCCCCAATCCATTCCCTTTCCTTCATTCAGTTCCACTTAAAATCTCTACAGCCTGACATCTGAGTGAAACGTCAACAGTCTGATGTCTTTTGTCCTTATTTCCCACAGTCGTCCTCTGATGTTGTACAAGGGTTTAATGTACCAACGCCCAAAGTTCCTGTCCTCCCCCCTTTCAACAGACCAAAGATCAACGGGGCAGGTGAGGGTCTCTGTCCTGTGTATACCGGAGTTAAGTTGTGTAGCTAAATCATTTACACTCCTGTGAATTTAAGCCTTAGTGCTGGTTTTAGACAGATCTAGTTGATCACAAATTCAAAGCAACTCTGTTTTCGTAAAGGCTGAAATATATAGAGCAGGTAAATGTTTGTCTAAGGTCTTGGACAATAACACTTTAGAAAGCATCCAAGCAGCCATTCACAAACATGTTTGCAGAGCGGGAGGGTACAGATCAGATATAATTTAATCAGTTTCACCATAACTAAAAGTTAAATAATTTACTTAAACAATAAGTTATATCAATAacaaaatacactgaacaaaaatatgaacgcaacatgtaaagtgttgttcccatgtttcatgagctgaaataaaaaaaatcccataaatgttccatactgaggagtatttatgtctgtaataaagcccttttgtggggaaaaacacattctgattggctgggcctggctccccagtgggtgggcatatgccctcccaggcacacccatggctgctcccctgcccagtcatgtgaaatccatagattagggcctaatgcatttattttcattgactgattgccttatatgaactgtaacagtaaaatctttgatgtttttgcatgttgcgtttctatttttgttcagtatagttgtacTTTCTTGTGTCTCTGATGGTTGTTCTCTCTTTATAGTAAACGGTGAACGGTTGTCCAATGGATCTGCTGTATCTGTACCTGATTTGGtgggagagatatttattccacCTCCACCTTcgatgccccccccaccccctccacccataTTCAACCCTCCCCCACCAGATTTCTTGGGTGACCTCGACTCCATTCAGCCTCCCTCCATATTCAACCCTCCCCCACCAGATTTCTTGGGTGACCTCGACTCTATTCAGCCTCCCTCCATGCCCCCTCCAAAACCCCCATCAAAACCATCATCAGTTGCCCCCTCTGAAGGGGACAAGAATGTTTTCACCTCCATGAAACTTCCACCTATGGCCCCTCCGAAGCCCCCGTCAACTTCCTCCAGTGCTTCTAGTTCCTCTTTGTCCAGTTctacaccaccaccaaccacTGTCCCTGTTATCACAGAGCCCCCAAAGTTTGCCCCTCCACAGCCCCCTACAGACATGAGGCAAGCTGCTCTGAAAGCCCTGAAGACACCGCCTACAAAGCCAATGAGGCTGTCCTCCATCCCCATTATGTGTGAACTCCCCCAGGTTCCTGCCCCAGCACCCCCTGTACAGAACCCTAGACCGTCCAGCTTCAACCCCCAGAACACAGCTAAGCTCTACAGTGTTCCTAAAACCGGCATTCTAGATAGGCAGGTGGAAGGTGAAAATAAGCACAAGCAGATCCTACTGCTGCATGACCCTGGGTCTACTGACTCCGTCCTGGTCAATGGGACAGCCCCCTCTGTGGCACCGCCAGTTAAGCCAGCCCGGAGAAACAGCTCGGGTATGCAGCTGGAGCAAGACCTGAAGGAGTTAAAGGATAATTTTAAAGCCACTCTTCAAGGCCAACCCACCCCACCTGAGACTCGGAAGGAAGTGAAAGTGGGGCCTTTGCCTTTATTAGCACAGCAGTCTATCAACAAACCTGCCGAAACTCCCACTAAAGCATCACCAATGCTTCAGGTCGTCACTGCCCCTGTAACCATAGAGGCTAGCCAGGTCAAACACAAAGTGTCTCCAAACCGGAGTCGCAAGTTCAGTCCAATGCTGGACCGTAAACTGCGCAACCTAAAGTTCAGTGCGGTCACTGGGACGAGGGAGGGTCCTGCCACTTCCCCCCTGGCTCTTCTCATGGCGGCTAAAGAGCGAGAGAAGCACAGGTCCACTTTGTCACGCGAAAACAGCACAAAGAGTAATGAGCTATCCACCAGCATCCAGCACAGCGAATCCAATCCCAATTCTTTCACCATCATCCCCAGGTCCACCTCATTCACTTCGGTGACCTCACAAGATAATCCACAGTCTGTGGTCCCAGTGCAGCCCCCAGTGGTGATCCAGACTTCAGCAAAACCCCAGATCATTGAGTCAGTGGTGGAAAAGAGGCCAATTGCAAATCCAGTATTTCAGGGGCTCCTGGCTGTGGAGAAACAAAGTGGAGAGCAGAGGATTTCATCCCCCTTTAGCCTTGTCAGGAATGAAGAGAACAGGGAGGACCTATGCTTGCCATTACTCCCTCCCCCTCCCGAATTTGATGACCATAATGATGTCGTGGAGTCTCCCCCCAGCTCGCCTCCACCTGACCCTCCCCCAAAGAAGGTCCTGGTTCCCATTCCCACCCCTGCCTTTCCAGTCCTGCCCCCCACTGCCAGCCTTATCGTTCCTGTCAAAACTCCCTCCCCTGCGCCCCCCCCTCCTCCAAAACCCAAACCTCCAAGCCCTCCCAAACTCCTGCCTCCCGTCATGGAGGTCAAACCCAAGCTACCTGTTCAGACCACACCCAAGCCACCTCCCACCCAggcgtcctcctccctctcagccAGCCAGGCCACGCTCCTGACCATCCTGCAGAAGAAGATGCTGGAAATGGACCACAAAATGGACAACAAAATGCTGTCCATGAAGACAGACTCTGATGACTGGGGTTCTCCCTTGTCTGAGGAGACCATGGTCCCTGTTGTTCCCAGGGTCACCCCGAAGACCCCTGTTATCACCGCAAAGAGCAAGAATGCCACCTTGTCAGCCAGAACACAAGGCCTGGACATGAAGGAGCTGGAGACTAAAATGGCCAAGAATTCTCAGGGTTTGTCAGCTCCATCAAAAGTACCCATCAGGTAGGCCTTGCTCTCTCTACTTCATCTTTGTCTGTTTGAgtttttcacaaaattgtacaACTTTATTATTTAAGCTTAGGGTGGTGACAAGTTTGGCATAATTTTGTTTTATCTAGGAGTGTCCGTAATTGCATGTTTTGACTCACAGTAAAGAATGATGCTAGCTAGATGTATTGATGAATGTGACAAGAACAACCTGATAAGTGTTTAACTAATATTTttttcttcctctactttctagcAATGGGCCACAGTCAAAGCAGGCATATGGCATGACTTTCATGGTACGACCCGGAACCAAACAACCAATAACTGTTGTCAGCAAAGGGGTCTCATCATGAGGAGCCAACTTCAAATTATACCACACATTCAATTAAAATAACTTTAATTTCCTGAGAGAACTATATGTGTGGTGACGGGTCTGTACAAGACAAATAACaaaatagcaacatagaacacaaaaacgTACAGTGTAATAGATTAGGAGCAATCTATGCAATCACaggctatatatacacatacagtaccagtcaaaagtttggacacctactcattcaagagtttatttattattactaatttctaaattgtagaataatagtgaaggcatcaaaactatgaaataacacatatagaatcatgtagtaaccaaagaagtgttaaacaaatcaaaatatattttagattcttcaaagtagccagcctttgcgttgatgacagctttgcacactcttggcattctctcaaccagcttcatgaggtagtcacctggaatgcaattaagtatattatgatttgtttaacactttttttggtaacatgattccatgtgttatttcatagttttgtcttcactattattctacaatgtagaaaatagaaaaaacaaagaccctggaatgaataggtgtgtccaaacatttgactggtactgtagatacaaataaaaacaagaaatacAAGAGTTGAGTTTTATGGATGTTGGCACAAAACTAGAAGCTGCTGGGCTCTTAGATGTGTATGCCAGAGATCTATGTCTGAGTGGCTATACTGGTCATGGAGTGTGTACGCGTAATGTCCAAGGCTATTTGTTCCCACTTCTTCCTcactattttatatttatttatagacGTCACTGAGGGGTTCCTGGCTTTCTCCAATGATTTTTAGTACTCTGTTCAACAGTATCTTTGACTGCTGCAGTTTAATCAGTGTGTGATAGTATACATTGCCTTATTTATCTTAGGCAGACCTAATAGATTTAAAAACAGAAGCACAATCTGCTTTCAAACTAGCAGCTGTGAATTGCCAGTCTTAATATATACAGCATGTTATTATAAAAGGACGTACAAATTGTTTTGCTTATAGGTTGAGTGCCACAGtacctgtatatactgtatatgttaaCATACGGAATTGAAATGTAGCCTACTAGAATACatttagaacacatactgtatatagttcaCTGTACTAAACTTGTTCCATACAATGGATCACTAAATAAAAGCAAAACAGTTCTCAGGCATTTGCCACAATGAcattaaaaatgtacttttacATTTGTGCTGAAGTCTAGCTATTGCGTCAGTCATTATTAAAGCTGCTCATATATATCTCCATCCAAATGTAATCTAATTAAAACCACGACGCATCAAATACTGGATGTGAAGAAAACTTAAGGGTTGGTAAATGACATTGGAGGAAGAATAGTGTAAGTGGACATCTAATTTTGGTCATGTCCTTTTAGAATgttttagcaaaaaaaaaaaaacaccacatTAATTAACGATTGAAACTATAATTACCCTGAATTGTCTTTCATGTGGTGGTCTGTTGGATTTCTCCTTGTAACATAAAATTATGCCAAATATACCAGGGCACAGACCACTCCTTTGTTTGGTTATTTTTTGGGGTTATGtaataaaatctatttttaaagTCATGAATTGTTTCCACCAAATTGTCTGAGAATAATTTCCTACTGAAGACTGAAAGTATAGTGAGATTCATGCGTTTGGAAAAGTAAAATCACCTCGCAAATATACAGTATTCAGACACAAACTTTATTGAAGAATGGAAAAAGTTGATTATGTCAATTAAGATGTACTCCTCCGACTTCCAAAAAGCACCACcagacatgtactgtacatacaatcCAAGGAACACCTTTGTGTGGAAGAAAACCGTTAAGGACAGCGCTTTCTGTTTCTGGTACACATGTGAGAGAAATGAGAACATTAAACAAAAGAAACTGCCAAGGACAAGGGAGAATATGGAATGGAAGCACTGATCCAAACAAGCCCTGAAGTGAACATTTACAGACTTCTCAAAGGTACATAAATTCCTCATTCATTTGGAAAACAAATTGCTCATGCCATTGATTGTGTGGTCACAACTTGAACCAGGTTATTCCAGACC
Protein-coding sequences here:
- the LOC112217702 gene encoding uncharacterized protein C6orf132 homolog gives rise to the protein MKKSTFFLGRKNQSLFDTNIKIKEMDNVELVLDSSAIPESGTAKVRNRPTVKHFTSSSDVVQGFNVPTPKVPVLPPFNRPKINGAVNGERLSNGSAVSVPDLVGEIFIPPPPSMPPPPPPPIFNPPPPDFLGDLDSIQPPSIFNPPPPDFLGDLDSIQPPSMPPPKPPSKPSSVAPSEGDKNVFTSMKLPPMAPPKPPSTSSSASSSSLSSSTPPPTTVPVITEPPKFAPPQPPTDMRQAALKALKTPPTKPMRLSSIPIMCELPQVPAPAPPVQNPRPSSFNPQNTAKLYSVPKTGILDRQVEGENKHKQILLLHDPGSTDSVLVNGTAPSVAPPVKPARRNSSGMQLEQDLKELKDNFKATLQGQPTPPETRKEVKVGPLPLLAQQSINKPAETPTKASPMLQVVTAPVTIEASQVKHKVSPNRSRKFSPMLDRKLRNLKFSAVTGTREGPATSPLALLMAAKEREKHRSTLSRENSTKSNELSTSIQHSESNPNSFTIIPRSTSFTSVTSQDNPQSVVPVQPPVVIQTSAKPQIIESVVEKRPIANPVFQGLLAVEKQSGEQRISSPFSLVRNEENREDLCLPLLPPPPEFDDHNDVVESPPSSPPPDPPPKKVLVPIPTPAFPVLPPTASLIVPVKTPSPAPPPPPKPKPPSPPKLLPPVMEVKPKLPVQTTPKPPPTQASSSLSASQATLLTILQKKMLEMDHKMDNKMLSMKTDSDDWGSPLSEETMVPVVPRVTPKTPVITAKSKNATLSARTQGLDMKELETKMAKNSQGLSAPSKVPISNGPQSKQAYGMTFMVRPGTKQPITVVSKGVSS